The Macaca fascicularis isolate 582-1 chromosome 1, T2T-MFA8v1.1 genome includes a window with the following:
- the C1H1orf116 gene encoding specifically androgen-regulated gene protein isoform X1 — protein sequence MPERELWPAGPGSEPVTRVGSCDSMMSSTSTRSGSSDSSYDFLSAEEKECLLFLEETIGSLDTEADSGLSTDESEPATTPRGFRALPVTQPTPRGGPEETITQQGRAPRTVTESSSSHPPEPQGLGLRSGSYSLPRNIHIARSQNFRKSTTQANSHTPGEAGRLVQEPEKEQVSQSNQPSQAPASPQEAALDLDVVLIPPPEAFRDTQPEQCREASLPEGPGQQGHTPQLHTPSSSHEREQTASEAMSQKAKETGSTGYAQQSRPPPAVLPQKARAEDVPFPLGEDPNSRLAPLTTPKPRKLPPNIVLKSSRSSFHSDPQHWLPRHTEAAPGDSGLVSSSLQEQRKARREALEKLGLPQDQDEPGLHFSKPTSSIRPKETRAQRPSPAPDLAQPAAPAQASAAIPAAGKALAQAPAPAPGQAQGPLTMKSPAPGNVAATKTMPIPIPKAPRANSPLTPPKSDSGLTPPRPESGLTLQESNTPGLRQMNFKSNTLERSGVGLSNYLSAEKDASPKISTSLGKGSFLDKISPSVLRNSRPRPASLGTGKDFAGIQVGKLADLEQEQSSKRLSYQGQSRDKLPRPPCVSVKISPKGVPNEHRREALKKLGLLKE from the exons ATGCCCGAGAGGGAGCTGTGGCCAGCGGGGCCTGGCTCAGAACCCGTGACTCGTGTCGGCAGCTGTGACAGCATGATGAGCAGCACCTCCACCCGCTCTGGATCT AGTGATAGCAGCTACGACTTCCTGTCCGCTGAAGAGAAGGAGTGTCTGCTCTTCCTGGAGGAGACCATCGGCTCGTTGGACACGGAGGCTGACAGCGGACTGTCCACTGACGAGTCTGAGCCAGCCACAACTCCCAGAGGTTTCCGAGCACTGCCCGTAACCCAGCCCACTCCCCGGG GAGGTCCAGAGGAGACCATCACTCAGCAAGGACGAGCGCCACGGACAGTGACTGAGTCCAGCTCATCCCATCCTCCTGAGCCCCAGGGCCTAGGCCTCAGGTCTGGCTCCTACAGCCTCCCCAGGAATATCCACATTGCCAGAAGCCAGAATTTCAGGAAAAGCACCACCCAGGCTAACAGTCACACCCCTGGAGAAGCGGGGAGGCTTGTGCAAGAGCCTGAGAAAGAACAGGTCAGCCAGAGCAACCAACCCAGTCAGGCACCTGCCAGCCCCCAGGAGGCTGCCCTTGACTTGGACGTGGTGCTCATCCCTCCACCAGAAGCTTTCCGGGACACCCAGCCAGAGCAGTGTAGGGAAGCCAGCCTGCCCGAGgggccaggacagcagggccacACACCCCAGCTCCACACACCATCCAGCTCCCACGAAAGAGAGCAGACTGCTTCAGAGGCCATGTCCCAAAAAGCCAAGGAAACAGGTTCAACTGGGTACGCACAACAATCCCGGCCTCCTCCTGCAGTGTTGCCTCAGAAAGCAAGAGCTGAAGATGTTCCCTTCCCATTAGGGGAGGACCCAAACAGCCGACTAGCTCCTCTCACAACCCCTAAGCCCCGGAAGCTGCCACCTAATATTGTTCTGAAGAGCAGCCGAAGCAGTTTCCACAGTGATCCCCAGCACTGGCTGCCCCGCCACACAGAGGCTGCCCCTGGAGATTCTGGCCTGGTCTCCTCTTCACTGCAGGAGCAGAGAAAAGCACGTAGAGAAGCTCTAGAGAAGCTGGGGCTACCCCAGGATCAAGATGAGCCTGGACTCCACTTCAGTAAGCCCACCAGCTCCATCAGACCCAAGGAGACACGTGCCCAGCGTCCGTCCCCAGCTCCAGATCTGGCTCAGCCTGCAGCTCCAGCCCAGGCCTCAGCAGCTATTCCTGCTGCTGGGAAGGCTCTGGCTCAAGCTCCGGCTCCAGCTCCAGGTCAAGCTCAGGGACCTTTGACAATGAAGTCTCCAGCTCCAGGCAATGTCGCAGCTACCAAAACTATGCCAATTCCTATCCCTAAGGCCCCAAGGGCAAACAGTCCCCTGACTCCACCAAAGTCAGACTCAGGGCTGACTCCACCAAGGCCAGAGTCAGGGCTGACTCTCCAGGAGAGCAACACCCCTGGCCTGAGACAGATGAACTTCAAGTCCAACACTCTGGAGCGCTCAGGCGTGGGACTAAGCAACTACCTTTCAGCTGAGAAAGACGCCAGCCCCAAAATCAGCACTTCTCTGGGAAAGGGCTCCTTCTTGGACAAGATCTCTCCCAGCGTCTTGCGTAATTCTCGGCCCCGCCCGGCCTCCTTGGGCACGGGGAAAGACTTTGCAGGTATCCAGGTAGGCAAGCTGGCTGACCTGGAGCAGGAGCAGAGCTCCAAGCGCCTGTCCTACCAAGGACAGAGCCGTGACAAACTTCCTCGGCCCCCGTGTGTCAGTGTCAAGATCTCCCCAAAAGGTGTCCCCAATGAACACAGAAGGGAGGCCCTGAAGAAGCTGGGACTGTTGAAGGAGTAG
- the C1H1orf116 gene encoding specifically androgen-regulated gene protein isoform X2, with protein sequence MSQKAKETGSTGYAQQSRPPPAVLPQKARAEDVPFPLGEDPNSRLAPLTTPKPRKLPPNIVLKSSRSSFHSDPQHWLPRHTEAAPGDSGLVSSSLQEQRKARREALEKLGLPQDQDEPGLHFSKPTSSIRPKETRAQRPSPAPDLAQPAAPAQASAAIPAAGKALAQAPAPAPGQAQGPLTMKSPAPGNVAATKTMPIPIPKAPRANSPLTPPKSDSGLTPPRPESGLTLQESNTPGLRQMNFKSNTLERSGVGLSNYLSAEKDASPKISTSLGKGSFLDKISPSVLRNSRPRPASLGTGKDFAGIQVGKLADLEQEQSSKRLSYQGQSRDKLPRPPCVSVKISPKGVPNEHRREALKKLGLLKE encoded by the coding sequence ATGTCCCAAAAAGCCAAGGAAACAGGTTCAACTGGGTACGCACAACAATCCCGGCCTCCTCCTGCAGTGTTGCCTCAGAAAGCAAGAGCTGAAGATGTTCCCTTCCCATTAGGGGAGGACCCAAACAGCCGACTAGCTCCTCTCACAACCCCTAAGCCCCGGAAGCTGCCACCTAATATTGTTCTGAAGAGCAGCCGAAGCAGTTTCCACAGTGATCCCCAGCACTGGCTGCCCCGCCACACAGAGGCTGCCCCTGGAGATTCTGGCCTGGTCTCCTCTTCACTGCAGGAGCAGAGAAAAGCACGTAGAGAAGCTCTAGAGAAGCTGGGGCTACCCCAGGATCAAGATGAGCCTGGACTCCACTTCAGTAAGCCCACCAGCTCCATCAGACCCAAGGAGACACGTGCCCAGCGTCCGTCCCCAGCTCCAGATCTGGCTCAGCCTGCAGCTCCAGCCCAGGCCTCAGCAGCTATTCCTGCTGCTGGGAAGGCTCTGGCTCAAGCTCCGGCTCCAGCTCCAGGTCAAGCTCAGGGACCTTTGACAATGAAGTCTCCAGCTCCAGGCAATGTCGCAGCTACCAAAACTATGCCAATTCCTATCCCTAAGGCCCCAAGGGCAAACAGTCCCCTGACTCCACCAAAGTCAGACTCAGGGCTGACTCCACCAAGGCCAGAGTCAGGGCTGACTCTCCAGGAGAGCAACACCCCTGGCCTGAGACAGATGAACTTCAAGTCCAACACTCTGGAGCGCTCAGGCGTGGGACTAAGCAACTACCTTTCAGCTGAGAAAGACGCCAGCCCCAAAATCAGCACTTCTCTGGGAAAGGGCTCCTTCTTGGACAAGATCTCTCCCAGCGTCTTGCGTAATTCTCGGCCCCGCCCGGCCTCCTTGGGCACGGGGAAAGACTTTGCAGGTATCCAGGTAGGCAAGCTGGCTGACCTGGAGCAGGAGCAGAGCTCCAAGCGCCTGTCCTACCAAGGACAGAGCCGTGACAAACTTCCTCGGCCCCCGTGTGTCAGTGTCAAGATCTCCCCAAAAGGTGTCCCCAATGAACACAGAAGGGAGGCCCTGAAGAAGCTGGGACTGTTGAAGGAGTAG